The DNA window AAAAACTTGAAGCTTTagatgaaaaacattttgaaatacAACAACAATTAGAATGTTATCAAGCACAACTTTGTAGAGCTTTCAATAAGAAAGTACAACCACACCCATTCCAAGTAGAAGATCTTGTCTTGGCAGTACGACACTTGATAATCATGTCAAAACGTATAGGTAGTAAGTTTCTCTCCAAATAGGATGACCCTTGTGTGGTTGAAGAAGTCTACACCAATAAAGCTTACAAAATTGTCAATGAGAATGGATTGAGGGTTGGCCCATCAATGGGAAAttcttaaaaagatattattcttGAAATTTGATGTAGCTCCTGGCTCGCATGAGGTAAAActatgaaaagaagaaaaaacaacaaaaaattaaactacgttatcacttgattctttaTCCATAAAAGTACATAGGCAACTTGGAACTGATTTTGAGTACAATCatgcaaaagaaaattttaaactatattATAACTTGATCATTTATCCACAAAGGTACGTAGGCAacttagaaattattttaagtaCAGTCACATCATCCTCTAAAACTATTCAAACCCGTATGGTTGTTCGCATAGAAAATAGAGGTAAATAAGCCTGACAACACAATCATAACATGGAAATCCAGGTAACAAGACACAAGTGAAGGAAAAATATAGACTTTATTAATAGAAAGAAGAATTGTATTACATAAAGTATGTATTCTCAACATAAAATCATAAGCtaatgttacaaaaaaaaaaaaaaaactataaagcatTCCAAAGTAAGAGAAACCATTGGCATATTATGACTTCCGGTTATATCCTTTTAACTCCTTTTGTTTAGTCTCCAAcagtccttttaatttttaaagaataattgTGTTAGTTTCATGTATCACAGGGGAAGAAGATATTATGGTGATCTCTGCTCGAATGCCTGAGGTGATAATTTTTGTCTTACAAAGCTATTTATCATATGCCTTGAGGGGTGACTCTAACTCGGTCTTCCTTGTTTTATAGCTCTATCAAttgttccttaatttttttttaatctcagcACGAGTGGTGGAAATAGATCTAAATGCCTCATCTTCAAAAGCTTTAGAATTTTTAAGTTGCACTTCATGCTTTTAATTATAGGAGATAGTGAAGACTCTAAGTGGATAAATGTTTTTGCATCTTCAATCACCTTAGTCACCATTCTTCTGATAGAGGACCAATCAACCTTTATATCTTCTATGGAGTGAAGGATCTTCTCAACTTCACCAGCTAAGTTAGGAATATAATGGATTGATGTATAAACAATCTTATTTCTAATGCTCTCCCAACATTTAATAACgaaattcaaatcttatttcACCTATTATGTCATCAGCACAATACCTAGTAACTCTTGAAGGCTCAAAGGCAGAGGTAGATCCAGGAGTAGGCAAGTTAATCCCTATATTATTAAGGACTGGTAGAGGTGGTGTTATAGATTGATGATTAGACTGTTTATGTTGTAAACTAGATGATGGATGAGAGTTTCCAATCCTAGTAGCTAAAATATTGAAAGGATTAGGGCTATCAATAGAAGCAACACTCATTTTTGGCCCGACATGCATATCAAAGTCATTTTGCAAGTCTTGCTGACCAAGCTGAAATAAAGAAcaataaggagaaaaaaaaaagggttaatatATGACAAGTAACATGaaatgaagaacaaagaaagtgTTGACCAAGCTCTGTTCCTTCTACTAAACTGTTGCTATGGAACAACAACAGGTATATAGTGGCAGGTACCATGGTGAGCCATGTATGGATCCGATATGTGCTGAAGTGATATCGATAGTGGATAACTAGACTGTAGTCCCTGGGCGTAAAAAGGCTAAATATGCTAAAGTTGGGCTAGTAGAACATGCCTCCCCCCTTCCAGGTGTTATGCCATGTGctccttaaaaaaatagtacATGTTATTGATGATTCTATGCAAGATGTAGTTGTTGCTGCAGGAGGAGAGCCCCCTATAGGCAGGAAGCAATATATGACTTGTAGCAGGGCTATTGCTACTGCAAATATTGGCCAACATGCAAAGATTTATGGTGAAGGTAGTGGTTTTGCAAAGTTATGGTCTATGCAAGCAATAGGCTTCAGGGTAAACATGAGGGTTTAGAttccctttcttctttcttatgactcaatttggtttttgttgCTGTTTTATGTAGTCCTATTTTGGTTATACAGAATTTCTATATgtggatttaatattttgtcaAGGAAGCATGTTCCCTTTGTTACTTAGTGTTTATACCCTTGAACTTGTTAGTCTCCACTTTGTTTCTCTCTGATAGTTGTTACATGTAGAGTTGTGCTTGTAAGTTTGCTGTGATATCGTCTATTGGGCTATACTCAGTGATGCTCATCCTACTGTGTGATCCATCATACTAGATAGCTGTGCTTGCCATGGCCTTGCTCTTAGGCTGGCTCTAATGTTGATCCTGCTTATTATAGGTTTTTTGGTTTGCTATAGTAGCACCCCTTTTGGCTTGTGTTGCTTCTTTTATTGCTTGGTGAGTTGCTCCTCTACTGGCTTTGCTGGTCTATTATGTGTTGTTTTGCTGCTTTTGTTGCTACTTATGCAGGTTTGTCTGCTTTAAGTTACTGTTGTTGAAGTGGTTGTTGTTATCTGCGGTCTGTGTGTAAGATCCAAAATTTTGGCCCATACCCAATCCCAAGTCAACTCAAACCTAACCTAAGTTAACCTAGGTATATAGGGAAAAGTTGCAAGAGAATTATTGTCCTCTCTTCTAAGTCTTGTAGCCACCGTGATCCTCTCCTCATCAAACcaaagattttagtttttgatattGAGTTTTAGGTTTACAAAAGGTGGAAGTAGCAAGTAAGTGATTATTTCTCATGTtacttttaattatgatttgtttatggaaagattagagagagagagagagagagagagagagagagagagagagagagattagggTTTATAATGATTAGAAGTTTATGTTGTTAAgattgatttatgattattaaggGTTTAATGTTTGGTGATTAGTTAATATGTTGTTAGAAATAAGAATTTATgagttgatttgtttaaattaatttttatgggttacaaaattcattttaaccTTGCTAGAAAATCTGGACAGAATGGTTTTGAGGTTAAAGAtgaccaaattttattttgatcattgatttatgaaaatttcAGTTTAGCCTCTAAACTTtggaaaaattacaatttgacccctaaatgTATTTTGAGATTCTGGACATTGCTATTATGAGGTTAAGGATGATGAATCTcagtttgataattgatttagaatatttttagtttggtccctcaattttggaaatttatattttagtccttaaactttaaaaaattatagtttggtccttggtttatTCTAGATGGAATTGAGGATGGTTTATGGGtgaaatttcagtatggttatgCATTTACAGTTTGGTCCAGTTTtggtaaaattatgttttggtcCCTATTTTGGATAATTATCGTTTTAGTCCCTAATCCTTGGAGACTAAACCTAGTTTTCTTTTATGcattgtaatattttatttgtgttggtttgagttgttttttagtatatttcatatatttattataggtTATCCTAATGATCCTCAATAGGTTTTTCGGGTTTTTCATCTGATATTGCTTTTAGttctatatttttcaagtgagtgggataatatttaatatgcatatagtataaataaatatatatttattgattatacGATGAGTAAAActagttaatttcttgaatatttatatattttgctttatttttcgagtacttatttattcttgaatttgcactcgcaATCTGTCGAACTAAATTCTATTAGATATGATATACGTTTATTTGATGATTCTATGAATATCTATTATGTCTTGATATGGACTTGCCAATAACTCCATGCTAACATAGAGTAGTTAGCCCatgtgcacatagtattctaTATACCTAattggtgagagaggcatcagcctgtggcgacTGATCATCCCATAGTGGTCACCTTTGGGTGTCAtatgatctctgacatgtattCCACTATGTTATGATAATATATTtggtatgtatatgtatatgtatatgtatatcaagataaatcGACTTGCAACTCttaatattaatatctaaaatgtatattaaatattattcccTCACTAAGTTGGCTAAACTCACCCctcattcttaatattatttcaggttcttagtatTTTATAGCAGGTGAACTTTGTTAGTGTTCTTgcttttttagttttggttgGTATGCCTTATTTATTTTGCGAggctttccttttagttttgattcgaTGTCTTAGACACTCCACTATTActctattttaattaagtttggatttttgacaatgcAATGAGTATTatggattattgttttttgttttaattactaatGAGAAGTTTTGAACTATCATTTGGTTTCattagttttgaataatataatatttttgaagattatgaaatgttgcgtatttttaaataacttgttcttttgatatgtccgtTTTGAGGCTTAACGTAGGTGGAGTGTCCTTTCGACACCACTCTTGCGTTGCTGGTCATGGACCtaggattcgggtcgtgacactgTGCTTTTTGTAGATAGTCGGTACTTTATGCTGCTTGCTTGTGAGCTGTTTCTTGCAGCTGGTGTTTTTTGGTTTGCTGGAGTTGGGCTCCCCTCCTCTGGCTGTGTGTTTCTGCCCTTTGCCATTTGGTCAGCTTAGTTTCTTGTTGCTCTTGCTTTTTAGCAGAGGAGCCTTATCTGCTGGCATGCATCATGTCGTGGCTAATGAGGCAAAGTTTGTgttattgtttatgttttgttttgctgctTTCTGCAGCCACGTCTATGTAGCAGATTGTTAGGCTATGTAATGTTTTGCCTAAGGGAGCTTTTTCCCCTAGCCTCTATATGTACATGCCTGTATATTCTGACTTACTGGTTTCCAGTTTAGTTTCGTTTTGATctataaaatttcttatatttaatcaaaaaaaaaaaaacaaagagtgtCAAACcaattcatcaataatgtttggTATTATTAATGCACCAAGgactccatgaaaaaaaaactcggtTTGTAAGGATTGAACACCTTCTTAATTACGTTTTAAACATTTCCAATTATGATAATTGTCTTCATGTTCACTGTCTTCAACATTTAAAATTGCTTTAAcatcctttttcttctcttgcaaCACACATATCATTGTGAGCatcttagttaaaaaaaataaaattaacaaggtacataaaaaaaaaaaacaagtattcaTTTACCAATCATTAAGAAAAGGATTATgcattcctttccttttcccctGAGGAGttaatggatttattttttagatgattttttaaagcattCATTCCCTTCACACTAAGAATCACAAGTGGTGTCTTCTTTATGTGGGCATATGTTTGGGCACCATTCTCCTTGCCTAAATCAACATCAACTACTTACTTGTCTCTTTTATGGGTAGGagaaattcttcttcttcttcttcttcttcttcttctttttattaagataaggctattcttcttttcttttgtctccTAGGATACTGTAGCAACATTAGTAGGACCTTTGAGAATGATTTTTGTCTCTAGAGGACAAACTTTGGACCATCTTAAAGTCCATCAGTCCATGTAGCATTTAGTCACCTAGAAAGTTCAGCACTTGGGGGCAACAAAAGCTTGTACTAGGAATGAGTGTTGAGTAAAACTATACCAAAGTTGAAACGCATCTTCCAAGAATGGAACCCAGTTCTCCTTTTAAAATCGCTGGGAATATGTTGGCAAAATCCAAACTGTCTACTGAATCTATCAGGAAAATAGAGCTCAATAATAAAAGTATCATCATAACAAAGATTCAAATAGCTGGatcaaaaacacataaaatagtCACTCTTGAAGACCAACAAGTTGCCATCATCAAACAAGACAACAACTTTGGCCAGGGGAAGTAATGCAGGAGATATGATTCTCTTAGGATTTCTGAAAAGAGCATTAGCTTGAGATTAATTGAAATGTTTTCCTAACCCCAAGCCAACATATCTTGTCATCCTAACTAACTTGGCAGGGCTAATGGCTGTTTGATAAGTTCCAAAGTTTTCTGCAAGCCAACTACTAAGAAAATGAATAGGAAAAGGGATGTCTCATGTATTCACACCTAATACAGATTGGACTTCCTTTAAACTTTGAAAGATACTTGCTAGAATTGGTATCGCAAGAGGAATTGCCTCTTAATCGTCATCATAAATGCTACTTTAAAAGTACTAAGATGCATGAAACCATCTTTGCTAGGAAATACAAATTTACATAgccaacatgaaaaaaaaatctactaaaTAAACTTCATCCTGAATATAAAGAGGGACATTAAGCTCTTTAAGAGGATAAACGCATTTGTCGAAGCGAATACGAGACTTGTCAATTGAACCAGATGGATAAGTAATCTTATTGGATTCGCTAGACTTACCTACAAAGAAAGGCACCTTGTATCTCAAGTCATCTCAAAATAAGAAGTCTACCCAGTCTTAAAGAGTCACTATCAACGGtctcacatttttttatgaaatgcaataaataaatacttgcagctctttgaaaaaaaaaaaaaagcatcctTTCTTATCAACTTTATTAATTGACAGCAAGGATGACTTCATCATAAAAGTGCTGAAAATGGGAAGGCCACTATATGATTTCAATTCCTAAAGTGACACATAGTCCTCGCCATTTGGGGTAGATAGTGTGTTAGTAGTATGATTCTAATGGTTGTAGAAAGAAAGAATTATTGGAGACACAAACTTTCTACAAGATAAACTCTTCAAGTAAGAAAGCTCTCTCAAAAGTTCTCAAACCTTCTATTTATGCTTGAAGTCTACAAAGAACGAAACTCTATTAGATCAAGCCTAAACGCCCCATAAGAATTCTTCAACAAAACTTTGAAGACAAATTAAATGTACTATTCAAAGCATTAAATCATCAAATCTTGCTTCGTAATACACGCTCAAATTCGTGTTCTTGGAAATCACAATTCTTGGCTTGATTTCTCAAATGaatcaagtcatcatatatCAAATCTAATGGAAGACTCCGAGGATtgtcttattcttttttaaaaaaatactttagaaaaagattgtatccggtcatatatttaataaaatcatatatttatatatgtatgcttgttttaatttcagatGCTCAAAATTGTGTCTACGAACATcatttgggataaaaaaattagtgaaatTGAGTCTCAcgtgaattttaatttgatcaactAGGTTTAACCAGGTCAACTCTTAACTTAGTTAGACATGAAATCCTGCTCAAGCTAGGTCTTAGGTTGACTTGCCTGTCAAATCGGGTTTTATAACAATAgaatatatagaataaaaaatccaaaacttcGATTCGATTCATCAGGCAAGGCTACCAAACTTCTTGTGCCCTCTTCGAGTTAACTCAattctctttttctcttgttcttttatcagagaaattatattttaaggtggtgtttggcattgcggtcaactatgtttttgaaaaactttgaatttttttagcttcaagtcattattattattattttgtactttatattgttttaatgaggtaatattaaatatatatatatatatatattattttaatatattttcgattgaaaaatactttaaaaaactatataaaaaaaaccaaaaacaaaagacaaggAACTTATTAGCTAGATTAGCTAATTTCTAATGACATGGTAACCTGAAAAAAATAGCCTATTAGGGTCTAGTAAACCTATTTATGGTATTGGCTTAGATTAGgtttggatttgttttcttatcATGGACCTGGGCGTACTATTTGAGCTTATACTTTTGCTAAATTGATCGTTGATGGGCTTTTGACCCatgtgaaaataattaaaagaaaaatcaaaatctctaacattatatatatatatatatatatatatatatatatatatatatatatatatatatatatccacattTATCAATCTAAGCACACACTtagttaacaaaaacaaaaataaaatggtaaaaCATTGTGGTGTACTTTTTTTGTCCATCTCTTCAAAAATTAGTATTCATAACATAGTTTTAAGACTCGGCTCGGTGAGTTGATCCAAGACCCGGCTGACCCAGGACTGGAATCGAGTCgggtttatgaaaaaataagggTAGTTAAAAACTCAGCTAGCCCGATGACCTGGCTGGCCAACAAGATCCTATTAAAAACTCGGTTGCAACTCGttgactatatattttttttttttaccaaaacaacattgttttgatttataaaaacataaagttgACTCAGGTGACTCGGTCAAAACTCGGTGACCCGGGGCTTGGGTCGAGTCGACCACCGGACTGAGTTTAAAAACACTGATTCATaagcattattttaataaagaaacAACAACACGATAGTAGAACACCATGACGCCCTCTCTTGTTCATCACGATAGTGAAATCACTATTCAAaaactattctttttattttattttattttggttattcaaattcaatttctttcaatttattcatcaaaatttattttttatgtcagtTAGTTTTAGTGTTTAATAACATGTCAAATTtacatatgaaaatatttaattattgtaaaaaaataaaattaaacaacaaccatcaaaattgatatttgtaaaaaataaatgtagacTTTTTGTTAATGAGGCGCGCCAAAATATAGTTAATCCctccattttaattttcttaaagttTAGCATGTTCTAGTTTCGGAATGTTCATTTATATCATAAAGTTCATTTGATTTGCATTCCAATCCCTAAAATTTAAGAGAACATGGAGAAAATTGTTAGAAAATCAAGAACAAAGAGAAAGCTTTTAGGTGGCCGTTTCGGACCACCAATGACTTTTATTTTCATGACTATGGATTTGTCTATGAAAGCGTAACTTAATGGAGGTGGTTTTCATTTTCAATGACACTGAGAAAAGTATATCAAAACTCGCAAAGTTTTTCctatttgatttatgtttttaatccgattaaaatatgttttgctGTTTGAAACAGACTTATAGTGGTTTATGGaattcttcatattttcttatgaaaaaattgttaaaatttgggtttttaGGGGTCTAAAAGCTTAAACCTCAATTTTCAAATTACTGAATGCATCTCCAATGATTGGAAAAGGAGGCCGAATTGGACggtcttttttcaattttaaaaataataaaaaaaaaaaaacctattgagAGGATGACCcttgatgaaaaaaaagtaaaaaccaaGAGTGTTTGGGTTTTCATATTGGTTAGATATGCATGTCCAACCCTTATGCgccttgctatttttttatatattctttttcattaaattattttttaataaaaattatttaaataatttttaaataaccaTCCAATCATgccattattttaaaataatattagcaTTTTCTATGGTAAtattagtgattgttttttgaatAGGTATATATGTATctaatataaatgattttttaaatatgtatgaaatatttatttgtaaatgttaattttattaaatatttttactaatacatctctatcaaaaataataattcattagttttttatttatttattaaaacttgcttttaagaatataataaatttttgtctagaaaaaaagatttttgataaATGATATCttgttaagtaaaaaaaaaaggcaacagTAAGGGAACATGTTTTGATTAAGTTAATTGCTTatattgatttcaaatttttagaattgatattgattttaattgcttACAATTTCTAAGCAATAAAAGAAAGCTACAGAAAaatagatgaattttttttaaaaaaaatacattagttaaaaaatatataatttataataattattaaatattttattaaaaatttaaagtatgACATTTGTaatgaaaatctatttttattattatataatcaaataaaaaaatttcaaagaataccccgcataaaaattaattatatatatctttaaaatttttattttaatactcaactaatattaataactttttcacgttttattaacttatttaattttctctgtATTTACACTAAATACGGGTAAACTTTTcaattcttaatttaaattttcctaaTAAACCAATGATATGAACATCGAAGGAGAGATGGGCCAAAGAAGGCCCAAAAGTCTTCCTTTGAAAGAATATTTGTTTTGTGAGGAGGAAGGATAAGGTGAGGCGGGTTATTGTTTTAAGGGTGAGACAGAGAGAGATTCTGAGAAGATAGAAAGGAAAAGAATGGGGAGCAGCGGTACTTGTTCTCTTTGGAGTGGGTTCTTAGGAAGTGGGGGGCAGCAGCTCCGGGCATCGGTGGCAGCAGCCAAGCAGAGGACAAGCCCAAGCCTAAGCTTTTTAACAGTTGAAGCCAAAGCCAAAACTAGACGCGAAGACAGGACTGCTCGCCATATTCGTATCAGAAAGaaggtctctctctctttgcACTTCTTTATGTGATGTGATGACTTTTAGATAATCCCACCTCAGATGGGGTCTTAAAATTCCTTTAACTCGTATATAAAAAGCtaaatccttttttttccccacattttttcataattaattaatgctttGGATTGTTGTCTCGGCTGGTCTTGAGTTGGCTGTGGAATCTTGGTCTCAGGTGGAAGGGACTCCAGATAGGCCTAGATTGTGTGTCTTCCGTTCCAACAAGCATCTCTACGTCCAAGTGATTGATGATACAAAGATGCACACGCTCGCTTCCGCTTCAACCATGCAGAAGACCTTCGCTCAGGACTTTGATTACTCTTCTGGTCCAACCATTGTAAGCTTACAATCGCTACAGTCTTtctttgatgttttcttttcctttgcaaTGTCTATTACAGCTACATAGTTTTAGCCATGCCAACTTCCTCATTCTTATTCTGTGATagtcttttttaaaatctgCAAATTGTAGCATCCTCTTAACCAAGATTTAAAGAGAGAGTTTGGAGCAAAACTGTGATGTAAACCAAACACTTTCAAATTTGTGGTTGGGGCAAAACGTAGACggaaacaaacggagccttaataCTTGTGCTTTTAGATGCATTGCTGACTGAATTATGATCCCCCTACCTACAACCCTCCCTGAATCACTTCATTTCTGTGCTGCTGCCGTTTTGCCAAACTATTTCTCATTGATTGCAAGCTAAGCTTTTGTTTCTACTACCTTTTCCTTTCTCACCAGGAAGTAGCTAAGAAGGTAGGTGAAGTCATTGCAAAATCTTGTTTAGAGAAGGGGATAACTAAGGTGGCTTTTGACAGA is part of the Populus alba chromosome 10, ASM523922v2, whole genome shotgun sequence genome and encodes:
- the LOC118057360 gene encoding large ribosomal subunit protein uL18c — translated: MGSSGTCSLWSGFLGSGGQQLRASVAAAKQRTSPSLSFLTVEAKAKTRREDRTARHIRIRKKVEGTPDRPRLCVFRSNKHLYVQVIDDTKMHTLASASTMQKTFAQDFDYSSGPTIEVAKKVGEVIAKSCLEKGITKVAFDRGGYPYHGRVAALADAARENGLQF